A genomic stretch from Aquila chrysaetos chrysaetos chromosome 1, bAquChr1.4, whole genome shotgun sequence includes:
- the PTCD3 gene encoding pentatricopeptide repeat domain-containing protein 3, mitochondrial isoform X2, whose translation MFQDDPFLMPRNAANSRLFSLSKESGRNTAKYIIKQFPQYFDKTFAEPNVPCLMPETLTPQIEGVSEEALKERIHLRRVKDSVDLFDQLVQAGTPVSLETTNSLLDLLCFYGDGESTLEKEEEKEDLEEPGVKASEQKAPKRQFQRGSQSSGSRWRENNNAERIFKIMPERNAHSYCTMIRGMVKHGASAKAYDMYIDLLNERHKADVHTFNALITAVPYLKERFVERWELAKVFLNHMAQQEVQPNLLTFNAVLKTLRRCGGVGRSMSLLVIKEMEALDIEPSLATYDHLLFIFYRGVDLCPSGIISEVLDDIQKRSFTPQDPDDANFFATAMQACCDLKDIKLAYQLNKAMEKGDNWKFVDMDRLNAYWSKFFSLLCMMEQIDVVLKWYKEMSPSLFYPTPKNILDLLQALDAANHLEVIPSVWEDMKQLGFNRRQDLLEELLSLMSREQHPDEIQLAFAKCAEDIKAVHEQTGREQTPVEWTASALGHVALLFSRAGRTQDAWNMMEHFQQINRIPTDQVMDEFLNCAKQTNCPDEAIKLVKLAASLGLPSSQRLKSRTEKEFVLSEKQKKTLESIKSDSDSSDSDSDSDSDRD comes from the exons ACTCTTACACCTCAGATTGAAGGAGTGAGTGAGGAAGCTCTAAAAGAGCGTATCCACCTCAGAAGGGTGAAAGATTCTGTGGACCTGTTCGATCAGCTTGTACAAGCAG GTACCCCTGTATCTCTGGAGACCACAAACAGCCTTTTAGATTTGTTATGCTTCTATGGAGATGGAGAATCTactctggaaaaagaagaagaaaaagaggatttgGAAGAACCAGGG GTGAAGGCTTCAGAGCAGAAGGCTCCAAAGAGACAGTTCCAAAGAGGTTCACAGTCATCAGGCTCTAGATGGAG GGAGAACAACAATGCTGAAAGGATATTTAAGATAATGCCAGAGAGGAATGCACACTCCTATTGCACAATGATCCGTGGGATGGTGAAG catGGGGCTTCTGCTAAAGCTTATGACATGTACATAGACTTGCTGAATGAAAGACACAAGG ctGATGTGCACACCTTCAATGCACTGATTACAGCAGTCCCATATCTAAAGGAGAGGTTCGTAGAAAGATGGGAATTAGCCAAG GTCTTTCTGAATCACATGGCTCAGCAGGAAGTGCAACCAAATCTGCTAACTTTTAATGCTGTACTGAAGACTCTGAGAAGATGTGGTGGTGTAGGCAGAAGTATGTCTTTATTGGTAATAAAGGAAATGGAAGCACTTGATATAG agccTAGCCTTGCAACGTATGATCATCTTCTCTTTATCTTTTATAGAGGCG TTGATCTTTGCCCATCAGGCATCATCTCTGAGGTGCTAGATGACATCCAAAAGAGGAGTTTCACTCCCCAGGACCCTGATGATG ccAACTTTTTTGCCACTGCTATGCAAGCG TGCTGTGATCTTAAGGATATCAAGCTTGCCTATCAGTTAAATAAGGCAATGGAGAAGGGAGACAACTGGAAATTCGTCGACATGGATAGGTTAAATGCCTATTG gtcaaaattcttttcattgttGTGTATGATGGAACAAATTGATGTTGTGTTGAAATGGTACAAAGAAATGTCCCCTTCG CTCTTCTATCCAACTCCTAAAAATATATTGGACCTCCTTCAAGCACTGGATGCAGCCAACCACTTGGAAGTGATCCCTTCAGTCTGGGAAG ATATGAAACAGCTGGGGTTTAATAGGAGACAAGACCTGTTGGAAGAGCTCTTGTCTTTAATGAGCAGGGAGCAGCACCCTGATGAG ATTCAGCTGGCATTTGCCAAGTGTGCTGAAGACATCAAAGCTGTCCATGAGCAAACCGGGAGGGAGCAGACCCCGGTAGAATGGACAGCCAGTGCGCTGGGCCATGTCGCTCTGTTGTTTTCCAGGGCTGGGAGAACCCAGGACGCTTG gAACATGATGGAGCATTTCCAGCAAATCAATAGGATTCCCAC tgaCCAGGTGATGGATGAGTTCTTGAACTGTGCTAAACAAACCAATTGCCCAGATGAGGCAATTAAACTGGTAAAGCTGGCAGCATCCCTTGGTCTTCCTTCATCTCAAAGGCTTAAAAGCAGAACGGAGAAGGAATTTGTtctctctgaaaagcagaa GAAGACATTGGAGAGTATCAAGTCAGACAGCGACAGCAGCGATAGTGACAGTGACAGCGATAGTGACCGTGACTAG